Proteins found in one uncultured Desulfuromonas sp. genomic segment:
- a CDS encoding NUDIX hydrolase, with translation MDYPLQKKIKTSVVACIVDEQQRILLTRRSIPPFSGQWVMPGGKIDHGEPIHTALKREVQEEVGLEVTVESLIDVYEHVAVGERRDHYIILYYRAAPQSFELSINPDELSEAVWFAPEQLPKIDVPPGCRHILALLHPQLAWSHLEPPGDLADCEIPGVCPVEKG, from the coding sequence ATGGACTATCCGTTACAAAAAAAGATCAAAACCTCTGTTGTCGCCTGTATTGTCGATGAACAGCAGCGCATTTTGTTGACCCGGCGCAGTATTCCGCCGTTTTCCGGTCAATGGGTCATGCCGGGCGGCAAAATTGATCACGGCGAGCCGATTCACACGGCATTGAAGCGGGAAGTTCAGGAAGAGGTCGGTCTTGAGGTCACGGTTGAATCCCTGATCGACGTCTATGAACACGTTGCCGTCGGCGAACGACGCGACCACTACATCATCCTCTATTACCGCGCCGCGCCGCAGAGCTTTGAGCTGTCCATCAATCCGGATGAGCTCAGTGAAGCGGTGTGGTTTGCGCCTGAGCAGTTGCCGAAGATTGACGTGCCTCCCGGCTGCCGCCATATTCTCGCCCTGCTCCATCCGCAACTGGCCTGGAGCCACCTTGAGCCACCCGGCGATCTGGCCGACTGTGAAATTCCCGGCGTCTGCCCTGTGGAAAAAGGCTAA
- the dapB gene encoding 4-hydroxy-tetrahydrodipicolinate reductase translates to MLKIAVTGAAGRMGGHLIKAVTDAEGITLAAAIERPGHPMVGQDAGILAGCGALDVLISDQLEASLKAVDVLIDFTFPDVTLANAEVCAKVKTNMVIGSTGFTPEQRQQLADTTGNIAVMLAPNMSVGVNACFKLLKEAANILGDGFDVEVVELHHNKKKDSPSGTAVRMGEVVADALGRDYNKVANYHREGMCGERTKEEIGMQTVRGGDIVGEHTVYFIGMGERIEITHRAMSREMFSRGAARACQWIKDKAPGMYDMQDVLDLK, encoded by the coding sequence ATGCTGAAGATTGCAGTCACAGGAGCCGCCGGTCGCATGGGCGGCCATCTGATCAAAGCGGTCACCGACGCCGAAGGAATCACCCTCGCCGCAGCCATTGAACGCCCCGGCCACCCTATGGTTGGCCAGGACGCCGGCATTTTGGCGGGTTGTGGTGCTCTGGATGTGCTGATCAGCGACCAGCTTGAAGCCTCCCTGAAAGCAGTAGACGTCCTTATCGATTTTACATTTCCCGACGTTACCCTGGCCAATGCCGAGGTCTGCGCCAAAGTGAAGACCAACATGGTGATCGGCTCCACCGGATTCACTCCGGAGCAACGCCAACAACTGGCCGATACCACCGGCAACATCGCCGTGATGCTGGCGCCAAATATGAGTGTCGGCGTTAATGCCTGCTTCAAGCTGCTCAAAGAAGCGGCCAACATCCTCGGTGACGGCTTTGATGTTGAAGTGGTGGAACTACACCACAATAAAAAGAAAGATTCCCCCTCCGGCACTGCTGTGCGCATGGGTGAAGTGGTCGCCGATGCGTTGGGCCGCGACTACAACAAAGTGGCCAACTACCATCGCGAAGGGATGTGCGGCGAGCGCACCAAAGAAGAGATCGGCATGCAGACAGTGCGTGGCGGCGATATTGTCGGTGAGCACACGGTCTACTTTATCGGCATGGGGGAGCGCATTGAGATCACTCACCGCGCCATGAGCCGTGAAATGTTTTCGCGCGGGGCCGCTCGCGCCTGTCAATGGATCAAAGACAAGGCTCCCGGTATGTACGACATGCAGGATGTTCTCGATCTGAAATAA
- a CDS encoding LL-diaminopimelate aminotransferase, whose protein sequence is MARLNDNYLKLQAGYLFPEISRRVTAFADAHPNDKVIRLGIGDVTKPLVPAVLKAFHDGVDDLAQGASFHGYGPEQGYSWLSQTIIDKAYKPLGVELEASEVFISDGSKCDSANILDIFDLSCKVAIGDPVYPVYNDTNVMVGRTGKADEKGYYEGIVYMPCTEENGFAPAFPSEKVDIIYLCFPNNPTGTVATKEVLKSWVDYALDNDAVILFDAAYEAFITEPGIPHSIYEINGAKKCAIEFRSFSKTAGFTGVRCGLTVVPHDLMASTADGEKVSLNQLWNRRQCTKFNGVSYPVQKAAAAVYSDEGWAQVQEIIAYYMENARIIREGLQEAGITCYGGVNAPYIWLKTPEGMTSWDFFDKLLNECFVVGTPGSGFGPSGEGYFRLSAFGERENVEEAVKRIRQKWGK, encoded by the coding sequence ATGGCACGTTTAAACGACAATTATCTCAAACTTCAAGCGGGATACCTGTTTCCTGAAATCAGCCGCCGAGTTACGGCGTTTGCTGATGCCCATCCCAACGATAAAGTGATCCGTCTCGGCATCGGTGATGTCACCAAGCCCTTGGTTCCCGCTGTTCTTAAAGCGTTCCATGACGGTGTTGACGATCTGGCCCAAGGCGCATCTTTCCACGGCTACGGTCCGGAACAAGGGTATAGCTGGCTGTCCCAAACCATCATTGACAAAGCTTACAAGCCCCTTGGTGTCGAGCTGGAAGCCTCTGAGGTCTTCATCTCCGACGGCTCAAAATGCGACAGTGCCAACATCCTCGACATCTTCGATCTGAGCTGCAAGGTGGCCATCGGCGATCCAGTCTATCCGGTGTACAACGACACCAACGTCATGGTCGGACGTACCGGCAAAGCCGATGAAAAAGGTTATTACGAGGGAATCGTCTATATGCCGTGCACCGAGGAAAACGGCTTTGCACCGGCTTTCCCCAGTGAGAAAGTCGACATTATCTACCTGTGCTTCCCCAACAATCCCACCGGTACTGTCGCCACCAAAGAGGTGCTGAAAAGCTGGGTGGATTATGCGCTGGACAACGACGCCGTCATCCTGTTTGACGCCGCCTACGAAGCGTTTATTACCGAGCCGGGCATTCCCCACTCCATCTACGAAATCAACGGGGCCAAGAAGTGCGCTATCGAATTTCGCAGTTTCTCCAAGACCGCGGGTTTCACTGGAGTTCGCTGCGGCTTGACCGTGGTTCCCCACGACCTGATGGCCAGCACAGCCGACGGCGAGAAAGTCTCCCTCAACCAACTGTGGAACCGTCGTCAGTGCACCAAGTTCAACGGTGTCTCCTACCCGGTACAAAAAGCAGCTGCCGCTGTCTACTCTGACGAAGGCTGGGCACAGGTTCAGGAGATCATCGCCTATTACATGGAAAACGCACGCATCATCCGTGAAGGTCTGCAGGAAGCCGGTATCACCTGCTACGGTGGTGTTAACGCTCCGTATATCTGGCTGAAAACACCGGAAGGCATGACCAGCTGGGATTTCTTTGACAAGCTGCTCAACGAATGCTTCGTTGTCGGTACTCCGGGCAGTGGCTTTGGCCCCAGTGGCGAAGGCTACTTCCGTCTCAGCGCCTTTGGCGAACGGGAAAATGTCGAAGAAGCGGTTAAGCGGATTCGGCAGAAATGGGGTAAATAA
- a CDS encoding choice-of-anchor F family protein, with protein sequence MSSVEIGPSTTVTDPDFVFDQYNDIPEGSLVDPNTGAVATGGFMPSGYAKYVVGANFFTNGAMTWKERDTQGPGLSVVNNDDVTGENCIMSAGWNPDSTPDALEMSDWWGVDVKQCSDPWQSSKHFKMVSYVLDGSVDLTFQVSDTGTEDIYRILEKYGNHTGERVTGYTTQLGFLDASGNFTEALPGQGLSFCLRNGSKFSNPEQHGQPR encoded by the coding sequence ATGAGCAGCGTTGAAATCGGTCCGTCAACCACTGTCACTGATCCGGATTTTGTATTTGATCAGTACAACGACATCCCGGAAGGCTCTCTGGTTGATCCCAACACCGGAGCCGTGGCAACAGGCGGATTTATGCCCAGTGGTTATGCCAAATACGTTGTTGGCGCCAACTTTTTCACCAACGGTGCCATGACCTGGAAAGAGCGCGACACCCAAGGCCCCGGCCTGAGCGTGGTCAACAACGATGATGTCACCGGCGAAAACTGCATCATGTCCGCCGGCTGGAACCCCGATTCCACCCCAGATGCTCTTGAGATGAGTGACTGGTGGGGCGTTGATGTCAAGCAGTGCTCTGATCCCTGGCAGTCGAGCAAGCACTTCAAAATGGTCAGCTATGTTCTCGACGGTTCAGTCGACCTGACCTTCCAGGTGAGTGATACCGGCACCGAAGACATCTACCGCATTTTAGAGAAATACGGCAACCATACCGGCGAACGCGTTACCGGCTACACCACTCAGCTCGGTTTTCTTGATGCCAGCGGCAATTTCACCGAGGCACTGCCCGGGCAGGGTCTGTCCTTTTGCCTGCGCAACGGCAGCAAGTTTTCCAACCCCGAGCAGCATGGCCAACCAAGGTGA
- a CDS encoding DUF2889 domain-containing protein has product MSREIDFQRTVRYSISQHPQQGNFILKAHLEDRLHDIETVLTTTPDTLEILSATVQFRRSPSPLCSQTEKRFARLVGLTIGKGLSYNLKERLGGGEGCGNLRTMMLGLLPLAINARVSQDCESDEQAMEMMQQQLQGTCAGFPPNCK; this is encoded by the coding sequence GTGTCGCGAGAAATCGATTTTCAACGTACAGTACGCTATTCCATTTCCCAACACCCCCAGCAAGGTAACTTTATCCTTAAAGCCCACCTTGAAGACCGGTTACACGATATTGAAACCGTGTTAACCACAACACCGGACACCCTGGAAATCCTGAGCGCAACCGTACAATTTCGACGCAGCCCGTCGCCACTCTGCTCTCAAACGGAGAAGCGCTTTGCCCGCCTGGTGGGTTTGACTATTGGTAAAGGCCTCAGCTACAACCTGAAAGAACGTCTGGGCGGTGGTGAAGGGTGTGGTAATTTGCGCACCATGATGCTCGGCCTGCTGCCGTTGGCCATTAATGCTCGAGTCAGCCAGGACTGCGAGTCTGACGAGCAGGCCATGGAAATGATGCAACAGCAATTGCAAGGCACCTGCGCAGGTTTTCCACCCAATTGCAAATAA
- the argH gene encoding argininosuccinate lyase — MSEKLWGGRFTQPTDKFVEEFTASIDFDQRMYRYDIQGSMAHARMLGRQGIIGVEEAQQICAGLEDILADMEAGNIEFSVALEDIHMNIEARLIERIGSVGGKLHTGRSRNDQVAVDIRLYLRDEMKEILTYLDKLQDALLDQAEANLNTIMPGYTHLQTAQPVLFAHHMLAYYEMFMRDSGRMNDCLQRMNVLPLGAGALAGTTFPIDRESVAKDLGFDGVTRNSLDSVSDRDFALEFCAASATLMMHLSRLSEELILWSSADFNFIELTDAFCTGSSIMPQKKNPDVPELVRGKTGRVYGNLISLLTLMKSLPLAYNKDMQEDKEPLFDSIDTVKGSLKIFADMIAEMGVKADNMRIAAARGFSTATDVADYCVTKGIPFRNAHEIVGKTVRYCIENGKDIPELTIDEFKQFSDAIEDDIYNFVTLEASVNARRATGGTARSAVESEIARARQQRRETTS, encoded by the coding sequence ATGAGCGAAAAACTCTGGGGAGGCCGTTTCACCCAGCCTACCGATAAATTTGTCGAGGAGTTCACTGCCTCCATCGACTTTGATCAGCGTATGTACCGCTACGACATTCAGGGATCAATGGCTCATGCCCGCATGTTAGGGCGTCAGGGCATCATTGGCGTTGAAGAAGCGCAGCAGATCTGTGCCGGGCTTGAGGATATTCTCGCCGATATGGAAGCGGGCAACATAGAGTTTTCCGTGGCTCTGGAAGATATCCACATGAACATTGAGGCGCGCCTCATTGAGCGGATTGGCTCGGTGGGTGGCAAGCTGCACACCGGCCGTTCCCGCAACGACCAGGTCGCTGTGGATATCCGCCTCTATCTGCGTGACGAGATGAAAGAGATCCTCACCTATCTCGATAAACTGCAAGATGCCTTGCTTGATCAAGCCGAAGCCAACCTCAACACCATCATGCCGGGCTATACCCATCTGCAAACCGCGCAGCCGGTGCTGTTTGCCCATCATATGCTGGCCTACTATGAGATGTTTATGCGTGATAGCGGCCGCATGAACGACTGCCTGCAACGGATGAACGTCCTGCCGCTCGGTGCCGGCGCGCTGGCCGGAACCACCTTTCCCATTGACCGTGAATCCGTGGCCAAAGATCTCGGTTTTGACGGCGTGACCCGCAACAGCCTCGACTCGGTGTCCGACCGCGATTTCGCCCTGGAGTTCTGCGCCGCGTCCGCCACGTTGATGATGCACCTGTCACGCCTGAGTGAAGAACTGATTCTGTGGTCGAGTGCTGATTTTAACTTTATCGAACTGACGGATGCGTTCTGCACCGGCAGCTCGATCATGCCACAAAAGAAGAACCCGGATGTCCCGGAACTGGTGCGCGGCAAGACCGGCCGTGTCTACGGCAACCTGATCAGCCTTCTGACCCTGATGAAATCGCTGCCGCTGGCCTACAACAAGGACATGCAGGAAGACAAGGAGCCCCTGTTCGACAGCATCGACACCGTTAAAGGCAGCTTGAAAATCTTTGCCGACATGATCGCTGAAATGGGTGTCAAGGCCGACAACATGCGCATTGCCGCAGCACGGGGTTTCTCCACCGCCACTGACGTGGCCGACTACTGCGTCACCAAAGGCATCCCGTTCCGCAATGCCCACGAGATCGTCGGCAAAACCGTGCGTTACTGCATTGAGAACGGCAAAGACATTCCCGAGCTGACCATCGACGAATTCAAGCAGTTCAGCGATGCCATCGAAGACGACATCTACAACTTCGTTACCCTTGAAGCATCGGTCAATGCCCGCCGCGCCACCGGCGGAACCGCACGTAGCGCTGTCGAATCTGAAATTGCTCGCGCCCGCCAGCAACGCCGGGAGACAACCTCATGA
- the dapA gene encoding 4-hydroxy-tetrahydrodipicolinate synthase, with protein sequence MFKGSMVAIITPFNSDGSVNEDKFRELVEFQIENGTDVIVPCGTTGESATLNYEEHDLVIRACIDQVNGRVPVVAGTGSNSTAEATELSRHAKEMGADGLLLVSPYYNKPSQEGLYQHYKTIAEEVALPQILYNVPGRTGMNMLPGTTIRLAEIDNIVAIKEASGDVTQASEIISKAGDKIDVLSGDDFLTLPLMACGAKGIISVTANIMPKEVKAMVTAIEENRWDDARAMHLKMLAIHNAMFIESNPVPVKTAVSLLGKCEPTIRQPLCDLQPASLETLKTVMQSYGLL encoded by the coding sequence ATGTTTAAAGGATCTATGGTTGCCATCATCACCCCGTTCAACAGTGATGGCTCCGTCAATGAAGACAAATTCCGCGAACTGGTTGAATTTCAAATTGAAAACGGCACGGATGTCATTGTTCCCTGTGGCACCACCGGTGAATCCGCAACCCTCAACTACGAGGAGCACGACCTGGTAATTCGTGCCTGTATCGATCAGGTCAATGGCCGCGTTCCGGTTGTCGCCGGCACCGGTTCCAACTCCACGGCTGAAGCGACCGAACTGAGCCGCCACGCCAAAGAGATGGGTGCCGATGGTTTACTGCTGGTCAGCCCGTATTACAACAAGCCGTCTCAGGAAGGGCTTTACCAGCACTACAAGACCATTGCTGAAGAAGTGGCCCTGCCGCAGATCCTCTACAATGTTCCCGGTCGTACCGGCATGAACATGTTGCCGGGTACGACGATCCGTCTGGCTGAGATCGACAATATCGTTGCCATCAAGGAAGCTTCCGGCGATGTGACTCAGGCCAGTGAAATTATCAGCAAGGCCGGTGACAAGATCGACGTGCTGTCCGGCGATGATTTCCTGACGCTGCCGCTGATGGCCTGTGGTGCCAAAGGCATCATCTCCGTCACCGCCAACATCATGCCGAAAGAGGTCAAGGCCATGGTCACGGCGATTGAGGAAAATCGTTGGGATGACGCCCGCGCCATGCATCTGAAGATGCTCGCCATCCACAACGCCATGTTCATTGAGTCCAACCCGGTACCGGTCAAAACAGCGGTTTCCCTGCTCGGAAAATGCGAGCCGACCATCCGCCAGCCATTGTGCGACCTGCAGCCGGCCAGCCTTGAAACGCTCAAAACGGTCATGCAAAGTTACGGCCTGCTGTAA
- a CDS encoding choice-of-anchor F family protein, which yields MANQGELDSLMAHGLFGAPDKHHTSAGYFNPYVRATFGLLAGETYIETTGLSQVHRDMFGEWLPADQMKGGYFFDMDGIIYTDNALMASCDGVFDEAAALAGAPNAGCDGTWVTYRESVDVVDNGDGTWTIPPSVGTDVRQPIPVDAATLEAWANDPLLIPGDIDDLANVNVNSHMTVGNIDSWPTNDGNGNATFTIRITPTFDATVAQAKPGTTDPQDFVVSVTALTTVTP from the coding sequence ATGGCCAACCAAGGTGAACTCGACTCCCTGATGGCCCACGGCTTGTTTGGCGCTCCGGACAAGCACCATACATCTGCAGGCTACTTCAACCCGTATGTGCGTGCCACCTTCGGCCTGCTGGCCGGTGAAACCTACATCGAGACCACCGGCCTGAGCCAGGTGCATCGCGACATGTTCGGCGAATGGCTGCCTGCAGACCAGATGAAGGGTGGTTATTTCTTCGACATGGACGGCATCATTTATACGGATAATGCCCTGATGGCGAGCTGTGATGGGGTATTTGATGAAGCGGCCGCTTTGGCCGGTGCACCCAATGCCGGCTGCGACGGCACCTGGGTGACCTATCGCGAATCCGTTGATGTTGTCGACAACGGCGACGGCACCTGGACCATCCCGCCCTCCGTGGGCACCGATGTCCGTCAACCAATTCCTGTTGATGCCGCAACTCTGGAAGCCTGGGCCAATGATCCGCTGTTGATTCCCGGCGATATCGACGATCTGGCCAATGTCAACGTCAACAGCCACATGACTGTCGGCAATATTGATTCCTGGCCAACCAACGATGGTAATGGCAACGCCACCTTTACCATCCGCATCACCCCGACGTTTGATGCAACCGTTGCCCAAGCCAAACCCGGCACGACCGATCCCCAGGATTTCGTCGTATCCGTCACGGCTCTGACAACCGTTACCCCTTAA
- a CDS encoding EAL domain-containing protein: MLSFSSTWMLVMIPAVILLATAVLLGSRRHGSLRHLTWRWNLLFIVAALGFLSFYTLQTYQQQFYRRTAQIEQELLQQARDQIRQRASFVHDLILDEKQGSEQQLKQSLRQTVLQAVHLTETLIARYHNQMDSAELTRLVVESLRPLRYRNGRGYLFATRLDGTELLFADHPEYEGRNMIDMRDQDGVFYIREMIRLSRQQGEGFMSYRISQPGTIGWHHKKIAYIYYVPELEAFIGTGEYLESFEHEVQQKIIDKLDRLVGKGPLSIFGASYEGISLFGPGKGKNVLTVQDNNGVFVVQELIRTAKQGGGFVRYEMPDTLGEGHYKKVSYCLPLDMWNCYVGAGIDLNFVEQNIVTARQELMASLHSQIAQGALFIVVLSFILWAVGQRLSRSIKDNVAVLNRALETVAGDGRQVELDDVKFDEFLAIGQAANRMLEQRRVAEDELNDTRLRFRTALERAPLLVALVDPQRNILFSNSMWNDAVPMDGSAAQLERHWFSDESRLKFDTAFDQMVQGALQQERFDICLKNIQGEKCYYDMALATIQNARGEGVSILVMARDITERRKAEGRLTWLAHYDAMTGLANRNYAKEQLERMLAGEVSENLWLLMFDINRFKRINEVYGHAMGDFVLKELAQRLQSLQPSPCISARLSSNEFIIVISLHDDEAIGATVERFKAALCAPLHHGDNRLVIDTRISGVACHQIADTAELLHRADIALREVKEGRHSQGFIVYDERLDQIYQENELLEKALRLALQSPEQFQLHFQPIWSLKPQRLKGFEALVRWQHPTFGLISPARFIPLAEQRALIVPLGQIIFKRACETLAQWHKRYPAVQQGTVRLSVNMAPQQFVTENFIEEIQTTLQQWQLPPDVLCIEITETSLMEDPELAIQRIRALKEMGITISIDDFGTGYSSLSYLQQFDVDIIKLDRSLVVDIAETHSAQRIIDAVVRLGHDLNLTIVAEGVETFEQLDQLRKLDCDAIQGFLTGKPCAVEGVHDWLSAPEKFPLSRLD, encoded by the coding sequence ATGCTCTCTTTTTCCTCAACTTGGATGTTGGTCATGATCCCGGCCGTGATTCTTTTAGCGACAGCTGTTCTGCTCGGTAGTCGTCGTCATGGTTCCCTGCGCCATCTTACCTGGCGCTGGAATCTGCTGTTTATTGTGGCGGCATTGGGATTTCTGTCGTTTTACACCTTGCAAACGTACCAACAGCAGTTTTATCGACGCACGGCGCAGATTGAACAAGAGCTCCTCCAGCAGGCGCGTGATCAGATCCGCCAGCGGGCGTCGTTTGTTCATGATCTGATTCTCGATGAGAAGCAGGGTTCTGAGCAGCAGTTGAAGCAAAGTCTTCGTCAGACGGTGCTCCAGGCCGTCCATCTCACGGAAACGTTGATTGCGCGCTATCACAATCAGATGGATTCCGCCGAGTTGACCAGGCTGGTGGTTGAATCCCTGCGGCCATTGCGCTATCGCAATGGCCGCGGTTACCTGTTTGCCACCCGCCTCGATGGTACCGAGCTGCTGTTTGCCGACCACCCTGAGTACGAAGGACGCAATATGATCGATATGCGGGATCAGGATGGCGTCTTTTATATTCGAGAGATGATCCGCCTATCCCGTCAACAGGGTGAAGGCTTTATGTCCTACCGCATCAGTCAGCCGGGGACCATCGGATGGCATCATAAGAAAATTGCTTATATTTATTATGTCCCCGAACTTGAAGCGTTTATCGGCACCGGAGAATATCTGGAAAGTTTTGAACATGAGGTGCAACAGAAGATTATCGATAAGTTGGACCGGCTGGTAGGGAAAGGGCCGTTGAGTATTTTTGGCGCCAGTTACGAGGGGATCTCGTTGTTTGGGCCGGGCAAAGGCAAGAATGTGCTCACTGTTCAGGATAACAATGGTGTCTTTGTCGTCCAGGAACTGATTCGCACGGCAAAACAAGGCGGTGGCTTTGTCCGCTATGAAATGCCGGATACTCTGGGCGAAGGCCATTATAAAAAGGTTAGCTATTGCCTGCCTCTGGATATGTGGAATTGTTATGTTGGAGCTGGCATCGACTTGAATTTTGTCGAACAGAATATTGTCACGGCCCGCCAGGAGTTGATGGCATCGTTGCATTCTCAGATTGCTCAGGGGGCTCTGTTTATCGTGGTGCTTAGTTTTATCCTGTGGGCTGTAGGGCAGCGTTTATCCCGCTCAATCAAAGACAATGTCGCCGTGCTAAATCGCGCTCTGGAAACAGTGGCTGGTGACGGACGTCAGGTTGAACTCGACGATGTGAAATTTGATGAGTTTTTGGCCATCGGCCAAGCCGCCAACCGCATGCTCGAACAGCGGCGGGTTGCCGAGGATGAACTCAATGACACCCGTCTGCGGTTTCGGACGGCTCTGGAGCGCGCCCCATTGCTCGTCGCGCTGGTTGATCCGCAGCGTAACATCCTGTTCAGCAACAGTATGTGGAATGATGCTGTGCCCATGGATGGCAGTGCTGCTCAGCTTGAGAGACACTGGTTCAGTGATGAGTCCAGGTTGAAGTTCGATACCGCGTTCGACCAGATGGTACAAGGCGCTCTGCAACAGGAGCGTTTTGATATCTGCCTAAAAAATATCCAAGGGGAAAAATGCTATTACGATATGGCGCTGGCGACGATTCAGAATGCCCGTGGAGAGGGTGTTTCTATTCTGGTGATGGCACGCGATATCACCGAACGGCGTAAGGCAGAAGGGCGGTTGACCTGGCTGGCCCATTATGATGCTATGACCGGTCTGGCAAATCGCAATTATGCCAAGGAACAGCTCGAACGCATGCTCGCTGGGGAGGTATCGGAAAATCTATGGCTGCTGATGTTCGACATCAATCGTTTCAAGCGGATTAACGAGGTTTATGGGCATGCCATGGGCGACTTTGTACTCAAGGAGTTGGCCCAACGTCTGCAATCTTTGCAACCTTCACCATGTATTTCGGCGCGATTGAGCAGCAATGAATTCATTATCGTGATTTCCCTGCATGACGATGAGGCCATTGGCGCTACGGTTGAACGGTTCAAGGCTGCTTTATGCGCCCCTTTGCATCATGGCGACAATCGCTTGGTGATTGATACGCGCATCAGTGGGGTCGCCTGTCATCAAATCGCGGACACGGCAGAGCTGCTGCACCGCGCTGATATTGCGCTGCGCGAAGTGAAAGAGGGGCGCCACAGCCAAGGATTCATCGTTTACGACGAGCGCCTCGACCAGATCTATCAGGAAAATGAACTATTGGAAAAGGCCCTGCGACTGGCATTGCAGAGTCCTGAGCAGTTTCAACTGCATTTTCAGCCGATCTGGTCGTTGAAGCCACAACGGTTGAAAGGGTTTGAAGCGCTGGTGCGCTGGCAGCACCCCACATTTGGATTGATCTCGCCGGCACGCTTTATCCCTTTGGCTGAACAACGTGCGTTGATTGTGCCACTTGGTCAGATTATTTTTAAGCGGGCTTGTGAGACGCTGGCGCAGTGGCACAAGCGTTATCCGGCAGTGCAGCAGGGTACGGTGAGGTTATCCGTCAATATGGCACCACAGCAGTTTGTGACGGAAAATTTTATAGAAGAAATTCAGACAACGTTACAACAGTGGCAATTGCCTCCTGATGTCCTATGCATTGAAATTACAGAAACCAGCCTGATGGAAGACCCGGAGCTGGCGATTCAGCGGATTCGTGCTCTCAAGGAGATGGGGATTACAATTTCTATTGATGATTTTGGCACTGGATATTCGTCGTTGAGCTATCTGCAGCAGTTTGATGTCGATATTATCAAGTTAGACCGTTCTCTGGTGGTCGATATTGCCGAAACCCATTCTGCACAGCGGATAATCGATGCCGTTGTGCGCCTCGGCCATGATTTGAACTTGACCATTGTTGCCGAAGGTGTTGAAACCTTTGAGCAGCTCGATCAGTTGCGCAAGCTGGATTGTGATGCGATTCAAGGTTTCCTGACCGGCAAACCCTGTGCGGTGGAAGGGGTTCATGATTGGCTCAGTGCGCCAGAGAAGTTTCCGTTGAGTCGGCTTGATTAA